aggcatgttctcaaTTTTACGCATGCATTTCTTCACTgtttatcaagccagaattactgGCGAAACTagctatcgacgtgaatcaacgCTTTTTGGTTagtgaatcaaatttctgttgatattatttaaaGAATATCCTTTCATAGTTATAacctattcataacatataactttacagcgctctattaattttaatgtcaataattttatactaaaactaaaaccataaaccggtgcatgtcgtcgcggcgtgaagtcttaattagaatcctagggctattacaaaggaagacgtttcttgaaacaaaaaatcacaCATTAATGattatataaattttttaacacCGCACCATTCGACTGtgcaatcaatgaaaaatgttgcagtgttgaaaGAGAACGGGGCATTTGCACTCtgttttcgtccccaccccgggagatttgacagctcaagagtccccacccccgggaatttgccatccatgGTCAAAAAAATCCTAATGCCCGGGAGTCAACCCGGGGGGAGGGGAGCtaggcgcagctggaattgactgatgcataagcGCTCGATCTCGGCGATCTTTCGGGAAAAGTAGGGGACTGTTAGCAGGCTAAAAGCCGGGCGGTTTCGCTCAGTTTCGAGAGGAAGGGATGATGAACCCTCGCTATGCCTCGCTATTGTGACTGTATTGTTGatatttttcagtatttttttaactgattCGCAGTAGTCTCAGCCTACCTTACTTTCCAAATTTTTCTCTTCCCCAGACTTCCCTCTTCTTTACCAAATCAAAATGGCAGCTAACCATTTTATGCAAAGAAGCTCAACTCGACGTTCACAACTCCAAAACACACATTCAATTCAAGCTACCTTGCCTGTGCGAggaaattcattttcattttcatttatttttcatcgGGAGCaatcaatttttcaaatttccagAGATGACCTTGCGATCGTAGATTATTAGGGTCACCCGTAGTCGTGAATTGGATTTATAACACGAGTGTTTTCTTCACAAGAGAGCGGTGGAAACGACAAAAGCTTTCCTAACAAAGtatattttcacaataaaatgTACGCGCTTTTGTTTACATTGTTTAAATATCCGCAAAGAAATTTTTGCTGCTGTACGACAGCTTGCGATAACAACATAACCGGGGGaatcagttttcctttttactcAATACAAGACGTTATTTTATGCTTTCTCCGCTCGAAGTAAAAGCCGTTTTTTAATCAAACAGTTACATTTACcagaaatttttcttgaaatcgAAAACGTAATGAAATCGTCCCAGTGTTTTTGTTAACGCCTTGCTTGACAGCATTAATTACTTCAGGGAAAATATTGTTTCGATTATTGAAGTCTTTAGTGATGGATGAATGTTAATAAGGAGGAGGCAGTAATTTCATTTCTTGCGgctgattttcttttcttttttagcgtAAATAACCAATATATTCAGCAAACCTCCCCGATGATTGGTTCGTCAATACGACCgtataaaatattgaaaagtaATGACATATTGTGATAATTGCAACACATGTCGGAGTGAAGGGAGTGAGCCATTGGTTTTATTTCCACTGTTCAATTTTTAaggttcaagtttatttttaaacgtTTATATCACAGTCGGAATCTCTTCCCTTTGCCTCGGGGTCATGATCTGGGCTTTGCGTGGCGCGCTAGTCACGGCAAAATTATTAGTATTTTTGCTGTGTAATGTCGAAGAAAACCAGTAATAATCGCCCAGAATTGGAGCATCGCATGTTTCCTGCAGCGCGCAACAAATTTTCCACGACAACCTGAAGAGCATTCTGAATCACAAAATGTCCGCCGAGACTGTTGACGAGAAGAAAACGAAACCCGAGAAAATATCGGTGAGACTCGCTTTAATTTTGTTGGGTATGCGAACACTAATGGAGAAAGCTGTTTGTAATTTTTTGCTACTGTATGCTTTAAAGTAcctaaaaaaagattatttgtaACATTGAAATTTTTACGTGTAATGTGTTTCTTAAGCAACCGGAAAAAGCATTTTCCATGATTCTTTGTTTTCGTGTTTTTAAGATTACACTTAGTGTAAAATTTAAAGATGAGTTTGAATATTTTCAGGAACACAAGATGGCGTCTGTTCGAGACGACATGGACATGAATCCCGTTATGATGGATAATCCAGTTTTTGCGACCGGCAGTTCAGTGAACTTATTTTGTCCGCTGTGCCACGAGATGTTTAATAATCCTCGTCTTTTACCATGTCTGCACACATTCTGCAAGCGATGTTTGGAAAATCTGGTAGTCCCGAGGTCAAGTACGCTCAGCTGCCCGGCTTGTAGAACAGATGTTCAGCTTACAGTACGTTTTAGTGATTTTCTCTTGCCTTTTATTAATTCCAAACAACCCAGTATTAAACTTGATCCAATATTTCAAAGAGTAATGAAAATCAGAGGGACACACACGTGTAAGTAATTCTCAACGGCTTCTTCTTAATGCGGGTCGCACAAGGAGTTTGCCTTTAAGAATACTAATTTAAACTAAACCGCAGAGTCAAACAGATATATACACCAATTTATGTATTCAGCACTCTCTTGATTTTAGGCAATCATTTTGCTCAGTTCCACAAAACAACGTGGTGTTTTAGTTAATACTGAACGAAGTTACTGTGTCAAGTTTAGATCTCAGTGTGGCTGCGATAAATCAGAGTTAAATTGTGATCGCAGTATAACTGCACTGACCTTTTCTATCATTAAAACTGACGCGTCGagccttttttgcctttttttcttaaatttatcaTGATGATCTAGTTCTTGTTCACTTAAACAACATAGCGCGCCtgtgattttattttgaagCTTGGTGTTTATTAGCGACGCAATAGCAAGCCAAGTGAAGACGAACAACGACGAAGCACTCTGAGCCCAGGAGTCCCAGGGAAGGGAAGGATTTGATTTTTGTGCCTGTGTTAAATCTTGCGTCAAGGTAGTTTTTTAGGTGAAATAGGGATCCTTATCATTACTCTTGAACTTGCATCGCTAGTGAACACCAGGCAACAGGCACTACGCCGAAACGAACAGCATTAATATCTTGTAAATGATAATATTTTAAAGCTAGCATAACCATTGTTCACGACAAGACCGCACCGGCGTGAAAGTACCAGTCAATGGCTTTCGCTTAAATTGGCTTGTTTTGGGATTCTATCCACAGATTAAAAAACTGAGGACTTTTGAAGCAGTCGTCTCACTCATATTTGTCTCCAGGACAACAGAAGGCCGGTTTACAGGACACGTttacaatagaccttgtcacggttttcgacgccatcttgacgagtaggcaaacgcgtgagaaattacagtgtttgcgTGAGAATCTAATGTataataatttccgtaaaacgactgttctgaaaaaaatatgaattttaaactaaagcttcactcctacgGATTCTACCGAAAAAGATTGTGGGCGTTACATGTGCTAGAAGACGtaaaacaactttttaaaattttctacaCATTTGTCTGTAAGTGTAATGTACCAGGAATTTGTAGTTTGTAATATAGCAGGAAATTGTATAACGAACGCAGAGAactcaacaatattttacttcaaGTCTGTAAGCACATGGCAAGAACAACCTACTGCGCATGTACGAAGCGCATAAGGATTCATGGGATATGACAGTAAGAAAGTCCCAGGAAAaatttacagacaaatatatggaaaatctaaagcaagcctccggagaaatttaagcacagatACGCCTCAAAAatgttttagtacaatcctttgctttgtacgttcagtttacaattcatatttgttttagaacagccgttttacgggaattatttgacattagattctcatacaacgACGAAActctgtaatttctcacacgtttgcctactcgtgaagatggcgtcaaaaaccgtgacaaggtctattagtCGACGAGATCTCTTGGCAGCCAATTCACTCatgatgaaattttttttctatttacgTGGAAGgccaaaattaaaaaatcgGGTCGAATTTTGTGTtcgttttatattttctttccaAAATCCGTTCGGCAAGTCGTAGCGCGGAAACCAGCGCAACAACTGATATTTAACTTTGATATTAAGGAACCGATTGCTTCCTCTGAGACCGACCGATCTAGGGCAATAAAgagcttatttcttttttttttcctattccaAGTCCATCATTTTCCATTTAaccccttttttaaaaatatatgacATACAGACATTTACACTTCATTGCATTCAAATCTTACTTATACAGTGCATGCATTGGTACAAAAATTACAAACTGCACAACACAACCCTTAAACGACATTGGTTACAGTTTGAGGATTGAAATgcattttttgaaaactgacttttattttctttatttctcacTTCAGGAGCGCGGTGTCGGCGCTTTCCCGCCAAATTTCGTGGTCACTACCATGATGGACGTGGCGGCTGTGCGCGCGCATGACAAGAACCCAATCATGTGCAGCAGCTGTGAAGACAAACTTCCTGCGGCTGCGCGGTGTATTGAATGTATGGACTTCCTCTGCCATGACTGTAGGAATGCACATATGAGGCTGCGTTTAACCAAAACTCACAGAGTAAGATTTAAGAGTTTATAAGATATACTATGACGGGGAGAGGAAACGGGGACAAGGAAGCCTTGCAATGCATGGAAGAATATTCTACATGTGTACAGTTTACATCCCTCGATGCAGACCTATGATGGTCCGCATCGAGATTGATATCCGGAGCACAATTAATACCTTTCGACGAACTTTTCCAATATCCACGAAACTTGATCATGATCATTAGTGTTGGTCAGGTAGACCTTGTGACTTGATATGATACATGGAACGTCAATCAAAATACTTAGACGTAACTTAGGAAGAACAACAGATTTATTTTATCGAGGGAAACTTCAATaaattacagtcaaacttgATCTTTGACTCCAGAGCTCTGCTTGTCACTGACGTTAATTTGCCGGATTTTCAGGTTGTATCTTTGGATGAGCTCAAATCCAGTCCACGGCCACAAGACTTACTCCACCGACCAATCTTCTGCATGGAACACACCCACGAAAAACTAAGGTACCTTACACTTTCAAGTAAGACTTGCTTTAAAGGAAAGATGTAATAATGGGTAAAGAAGTATTCTTTACTTCCTAACCGAGttcaaaattgacattttcctcTTCCTGTGGGGGACTTTTGACATTGCTgataacagatttttttttttgatattcGAAGATGACAGCGCAAACGTCAATTACTATCGTcgcttttattttctaaaatttgcCATATTTGGCATTCCTCTGGATCTGAATTCTAAAGGATCGTTTCTAAGTTTAAGAACAGCGTGTTCTTGCAGCCAGGGATGGTAGAGAAATAAGCATAAAAGTTTGATGAACGTGCAGAGTTATTGTTTTGCTCATTTAACCGACAAATTGTTGAAGTTTTGTTGCCGTCATCGTGGTGTCCATGACATACAAAGTATTCGCGATAAACACTAACAGCATTTAGTCTACTGAGAGGTAGTTAAAAATTTCGTTCTTCTTTTCtggtatttctttttttaagaaaaacaaagctttGCATTTGGAGAGCTATTCTACTTAATCTTTTCAGGTATTACTGTGAAAGCTGTGAACAAGCTATCTGTCGCGAGTGCACAATGACGTCACACTCAACAGAGCGTCACAAGTACACCCAGCTAACAGACACAATTGACAAACAAACTCAAACTATCTCACAACTCGCTGATAAACTCAAAAGAAAAGTTCCTGTTGTCACCCAATCCACGAAAGATGTGGAAGAGGTGACTTGCCGTCTGGAAGCTCGAGCTGAAGTGGCAAAATCTGAGATTCAGAAATGTTTTCCACGCATTTTGAAAGCCCTGCAAGATCGCGAGAAAGGGATGATGGCGGAGGTGGAATCTATGGTGCAAAGGAAATCCAAGGTTTTGGGAATGCAGCAGGAAAGGCTGGAAAATGAACTGAAACGGCTTACATCAACATGTAACTTTACTGGTAAGATATAATGAAATAAATCAACTAAAACGAGTTCCAAATGACTTACGCATTGTAAAGCATGGGAAACATAAAAGCCTTGGCGAGCACGGGAAATCTTGCACCCGGGGCGCAGGAAAATATCCAGTTGGCGCCAGGCCTCGTGAAACTTATAACTGGTGCCATAAAAACGCGGGAAATCATAAGCTCAGCGCGGGAAAACATGCAAGTGGTGCTAATGGCGCGCAGAGGAAATGCAGCCAGCACCAGACGCCGCAAAGAATGCAATCGCAGCAAGTAGTACCAGTGTTTGTtaactcgttttttttttcattttgttttcagagGAAGTATTGAGGCATGGGAATTCAGTAGAAATTCTTGTCATAAAGAAACAGCTATGTGATCGACTGAACGAACTTATCTCCGCTAAGTTCCAAGGCGAACCAGAAGAAAATGACGTCATATActtttcagccaatcaggatGAAGTGCTGAAGGCTCTGGAGAACCTGGGACAGATAAAAACAAGTAATGCCTTTCCCACCATGTGCACAGTGGCAGATGACATGAAAAACCCCACTAAAGGAAAACGATCAAAGTTTACCGTTCTTACTCGGTAAGGGTGTAGTACTCATTTCAGCTTCCTCACTAAACTGAAAACACAGTCGCCTATTTTGAGTGTGGCTTTCGAGGTCGATCACCGAGATTGAGATGCCGCCGTCTTGATTTTGTATGAGAATAGTTCAACTGAATGCCCGAGGGGACGGCTCCCGGGGGACGGCCCACAACCCGACTCGGCAAGCGCGCGAAAAAATAGGACTGTGAACAGGGCAAGAAATAAGGTTCGTCCGatagttaaccctttaaaccctaacatcaaaattcaaattctcgtGTGTCACCCCTACacattttcaatagaagtagtggggagaatttgttgcaGTATCAGTTATATTCATCTTgggtgatcatgtccttaattctcataaccacaCTGTTTTACAAACCATTGATATTagaaggagaaaattgatgctgatcactcttagggcttaaagggttaaggacaagtagattttcttgctgggcaagcaAAGTTTTAAACTTACTCGCCCAATTTGCAAGGGTGTAGGCAAGTCAACATCTAAAGAAATCATTAATTTATAAGAGGAGCAAGAAGTGGCTCCAGGCAAGCAAAGTAAGACAGCTGCTTGCCgcaaggacaagctggaatgcCTTGGGTGAACACTGTACTCTTTGGATCCCaactgagaaaagaaaaatattttcaatgagCTAAATTTCCGGAATATTCACTGTGAGACCTTTGAAAGCTCctatttaaaactttttaattGCCCTTACCTTGAACGATTTTGAGATAGttacaaaagcattttttacttCATTGCTTCAACCAATGCTTCCTTGTTGTCGTCCTACTGTTTGTGTAGAGGTCTGTTTACatggtattttttttcagtgaattttGCTGCAGTTTAAGGCACCTTTTTGGCAACTCTCGCGCAGAAAATCGCTGCCGATAAATTTGATCATAATTCGAGCATGGTTGAAAAAACGGCGATTGCGAGGGGGACATATGGTCATAAAACCTCCGTCAGTTGACACGTGCGTTTTAAcctttccctccccccccccccccaacactACCACCACTCATCCAAAACTTGAATTATAACTTACGACAAATCGcctttgtaaaaaaaagaaaataccatATTTACTCCAATAAGCGAGGCctcaaatgcggcgcttatttgagggcaaGGTTTGTTTGAAAGTTGGACGCGACAAGGAATTGTTCTAACCACGGTATTATTATTTTccgtttttaaacttttgactTTGATTATAGCCTGGCCTCGGCGCTTATTCGGAGCCGGTACTTATTAACTTCTTTGTCCCAAATGGGGCGCTTATTGTAAAGGCTAGCTTTCACTAGCGACAGAGTCGGAGTCGGAATCGTAAGCGGACTCGTAAAAGCGCATACGActcagtgaaaatcaaaaatcggaatcgTAAGCAGATTCATAAGCGCGGAGGAATCGGAGTGGGAAGAAAAAGtatgtttccattttcttccgactccgcttatgactccgtcgtttacgatccagtgaaaaccagattgtgggagtcggaagcagaagggGAATCATAAAGCAATCACAGTttacgttcccacgctttgtgattgatTTAGTTCTTACGCTTATGCTTACGACTCCGACCACCTAGTTTTTACTTGATCGTAAACAACGAAATCGTAAGCAGAGTCACAACGCTGTTTTCAATAGATCATTAAGTTCTActcttctgattacgactccgactccgactccgtcgctaatAAAAACCAGTCTTAAGGTATTGAACTAACCTGTTTGTGATGTGTTTAGAGATCATAGCGGTGCTCCGTGCAGCGGCGGTGGCGAGGATGTATTGGTTGATGTTTACACATCTGACGGGAGAACAGTGCCTGCCGAAGTAAGACAGCTTGCTGGCTCCTCCTCCTATCACGGTTCCGCTACCTCCTCCTCACACGCCCCAGTCTCGCGTTACAACTCACAAAATGTTAGCATTTCTTTCAATCTGACATGCATTGTAATAATGATTCATGCACAAAATTATCGCTTTTGTTCCAGTTTGTCTGTCATGTTAGTTTGTTTCGTTGTATTTTATGCACCTTTTgtgtttttaattaataattcaCGGCATGTGTAACATCTAAAACTGCCCTAGTCGAAAGTATTTAAGTTTCTTACATCCTCTTAAACCACCAAGTAGGAACCACACCATGTTGTGGTTTGAATAATCCTGAATCTTCTACTTCCTAGTGCAGCTCAGTCAAAGCGCAccagtgaaaaaagaaacaatttcagCAGCCTACGTGCAACATACTCTTTTTAACGTAGCGTGCAGCGTTTCATTAGTTCGTTTTGGTCATGGGAAGCGAAAGGTTTAGCCTTAATAAACTCCTCAGAGTGTGGTAAGGCAAGTCAGGGGAACGTCGAAGGCCACTTCCCATACACTAAGTACATATACTTCACAATAGTCAAAGcacatttttatttatatttcaaTGTTATGGATTATTGTATGAAACCGATGAGTAGGGGTACTTTAAGATTGTTAGAACAGGCTGACAAGAAACACAAATTATTCTTATTTCAACATTCGACAAATTCAATGTCGAGTTGGTTAAATCACAATGTCCTGCACTGATATGGTATCGATCTTTAATCTaagctgtttttgttgttgttgttcgtaTTGTTTAGTTTTTGTTGGCACCTGTTGGTAGACTCTTCTTAATGAAAGTGCGCAAATAGCCATAATgaccaggaaaaaaattataaatgtgTAAGGCTTTTATTCTGTTCTACTAGAGGTGAAATTTTTCACAGTTTCTCATTACTGACTCATTGTACTTTTATAAGGTTGAAGACCACAGGAACGGTTCTTATGGAGTTTCCTATAGTCCAATCACTGCTGGGATGCACAAGGTACACTGTATTTTGATTGGTTGTTGAACGAACGTTAAATGTCAAACTCATGTACGGTTCACCAGATGTTCCTGAAAAGCGCGAGTGAATAAAACCCGGCCATACTCAGCCTTTTTCTGCTTTGTTTGTCATTTGGTACTGatagaaattaaagaaatatctCAGATAACAGACATAGGAAAATCCCAATTCAAAAGAAGTATTCTCAAGAGAAATCACAGTCTAGCAAAGTTTTCTAAGAAGAACGGAAGTTTGGGTTAGGGAAGGGGaggagggcggggggggggggggcaatttTCCAGATTCACATACTGATCCAAATATTTGAAGTTCGTAATTGCATGACCAAAAAATACTTTCTAGTCAATCAGAAACAGGAAATCTGTAAATGCTACTGGAATTGGTTCTGTAAACAGTTAATGCCCACGAATCAACCTTTTTCCGTTGTAAAGCGACTTTTTCCGTAAATACACCGCCCAAATTCGCTCTCTTTCTGGTCTCCCAGGATATTTGAGCGAAGAAAATAAATTACTTTAAATAGCCGAAAAGGtttatgtttgttttattttcaggtTTCAGTCACAGTGCGAGACAAACACATCCAAGGAAGTCCTTTCAAAGTTAATGTCGTCAACACTGGTGAAGCTTATCTCAAGTTTGGCAAAAAAGGAACTGAAATCGGCGAGTTCAATGGTATATTCGGCGTTGCTGTTGATGATGAAGGTCGTATAATCATCACGGATTGTCACAATCATAGAGTACAAGTGTTCAATCAAAATGGCGGTTTTATGTTCCATTTCGGACGCAAGGGCGAAGGCAGCGGACAGTTTCAGTGCCCCACAGGGGTGGGAGTGGATCCTGATGGAAGAATTGTAGTCTGTGAGAGACTGGGTAGCAGAATACAGGTAGGAAGTGAAACCGCGGGCTACAAA
The sequence above is a segment of the Porites lutea chromosome 3, jaPorLute2.1, whole genome shotgun sequence genome. Coding sequences within it:
- the LOC140931360 gene encoding E3 ubiquitin-protein ligase TRIM45-like isoform X3, with the protein product MWRITTTRKLAEFEHKMASVRDDMDMNPVMMDNPVFATGSSVNLFCPLCHEMFNNPRLLPCLHTFCKRCLENLVVPRSSTLSCPACRTDVQLTERGVGAFPPNFVVTTMMDVAAVRAHDKNPIMCSSCEDKLPAAARCIECMDFLCHDCRNAHMRLRLTKTHRVVSLDELKSSPRPQDLLHRPIFCMEHTHEKLRYYCESCEQAICRECTMTSHSTERHKYTQLTDTIDKQTQTISQLADKLKRKVPVVTQSTKDVEEVTCRLEARAEVAKSEIQKCFPRILKALQDREKGMMAEVESMVQRKSKVLGMQQERLENELKRLTSTCNFTEEVLRHGNSVEILVIKKQLCDRLNELISAKFQGEPEENDVIYFSANQDEVLKALENLGQIKTSNAFPTMCTVADDMKNPTKGKRSKFTVLTRDHSGAPCSGGGEDVLVDVYTSDGRTVPAEVRQLAGSSSYHGSATSSSHAPVSRYNSQNVEDHRNGSYGVSYSPITAGMHKVSVTVRDKHIQGSPFKVNVVNTGEAYLKFGKKGTEIGEFNGIFGVAVDDEGRIIITDCHNHRVQVFNQNGGFMFHFGRKGEGSGQFQCPTGVGVDPDGRIVVCERLGSRIQIFDRDGMFLHKFTVPDLKASTLAVDANRRIIVADSANRCIHVISLDTGQSFKFGSFGDGNGELNYPCYVAVNSQGHIIVSDMHSHRIQVFDSRGRFMFNFGRKGSQVGELMRPTGVAVGHDGNIIVADRDNHRIQVFSSDGRFISKFGTKGDGDGQLNDPHGLALTPEGNIIVADFRNNRVQLFGQPA
- the LOC140931360 gene encoding E3 ubiquitin-protein ligase TRIM45-like isoform X2 codes for the protein MSAETVDEKKTKPEKISEHKMASVRDDMDMNPVMMDNPVFATGSSVNLFCPLCHEMFNNPRLLPCLHTFCKRCLENLVVPRSSTLSCPACRTDVQLTERGVGAFPPNFVVTTMMDVAAVRAHDKNPIMCSSCEDKLPAAARCIECMDFLCHDCRNAHMRLRLTKTHRVVSLDELKSSPRPQDLLHRPIFCMEHTHEKLRYYCESCEQAICRECTMTSHSTERHKYTQLTDTIDKQTQTISQLADKLKRKVPVVTQSTKDVEEVTCRLEARAEVAKSEIQKCFPRILKALQDREKGMMAEVESMVQRKSKVLGMQQERLENELKRLTSTCNFTEEVLRHGNSVEILVIKKQLCDRLNELISAKFQGEPEENDVIYFSANQDEVLKALENLGQIKTSNAFPTMCTVADDMKNPTKGKRSKFTVLTRDHSGAPCSGGGEDVLVDVYTSDGRTVPAEVRQLAGSSSYHGSATSSSHAPVSRYNSQNVEDHRNGSYGVSYSPITAGMHKVSVTVRDKHIQGSPFKVNVVNTGEAYLKFGKKGTEIGEFNGIFGVAVDDEGRIIITDCHNHRVQVFNQNGGFMFHFGRKGEGSGQFQCPTGVGVDPDGRIVVCERLGSRIQIFDRDGMFLHKFTVPDLKASTLAVDANRRIIVADSANRCIHVISLDTGQSFKFGSFGDGNGELNYPCYVAVNSQGHIIVSDMHSHRIQVFDSRGRFMFNFGRKGSQVGELMRPTGVAVGHDGNIIVADRDNHRIQVFSSDGRFISKFGTKGDGDGQLNDPHGLALTPEGNIIVADFRNNRVQLFGQPA
- the LOC140931360 gene encoding E3 ubiquitin-protein ligase TRIM45-like isoform X1; the protein is MTRFEEEIICWKTNDGLYSYQKQIQSVTYEEHKMASVRDDMDMNPVMMDNPVFATGSSVNLFCPLCHEMFNNPRLLPCLHTFCKRCLENLVVPRSSTLSCPACRTDVQLTERGVGAFPPNFVVTTMMDVAAVRAHDKNPIMCSSCEDKLPAAARCIECMDFLCHDCRNAHMRLRLTKTHRVVSLDELKSSPRPQDLLHRPIFCMEHTHEKLRYYCESCEQAICRECTMTSHSTERHKYTQLTDTIDKQTQTISQLADKLKRKVPVVTQSTKDVEEVTCRLEARAEVAKSEIQKCFPRILKALQDREKGMMAEVESMVQRKSKVLGMQQERLENELKRLTSTCNFTEEVLRHGNSVEILVIKKQLCDRLNELISAKFQGEPEENDVIYFSANQDEVLKALENLGQIKTSNAFPTMCTVADDMKNPTKGKRSKFTVLTRDHSGAPCSGGGEDVLVDVYTSDGRTVPAEVRQLAGSSSYHGSATSSSHAPVSRYNSQNVEDHRNGSYGVSYSPITAGMHKVSVTVRDKHIQGSPFKVNVVNTGEAYLKFGKKGTEIGEFNGIFGVAVDDEGRIIITDCHNHRVQVFNQNGGFMFHFGRKGEGSGQFQCPTGVGVDPDGRIVVCERLGSRIQIFDRDGMFLHKFTVPDLKASTLAVDANRRIIVADSANRCIHVISLDTGQSFKFGSFGDGNGELNYPCYVAVNSQGHIIVSDMHSHRIQVFDSRGRFMFNFGRKGSQVGELMRPTGVAVGHDGNIIVADRDNHRIQVFSSDGRFISKFGTKGDGDGQLNDPHGLALTPEGNIIVADFRNNRVQLFGQPA
- the LOC140931360 gene encoding E3 ubiquitin-protein ligase TRIM45-like isoform X4 — its product is MTRFEEEIICWKTNDGLYSYQKQIQSVTYEEHKMASVRDDMDMNPVMMDNPVFATGSSVNLFCPLCHEMFNNPRLLPCLHTFCKRCLENLVVPRSSTLSCPACRTDVQLTERGVGAFPPNFVVTTMMDVAAVRAHDKNPIMCSSCEDKLPAAARCIECMDFLCHDCRNAHMRLRLTKTHRVVSLDELKSSPRPQDLLHRPIFCMEHTHEKLRYYCESCEQAICRECTMTSHSTERHKYTQLTDTIDKQTQTISQLADKLKRKVPVVTQSTKDVEEVTCRLEARAEVAKSEIQKCFPRILKALQDREKGMMAEVESMVQRKSKVLGMQQERLENELKRLTSTCNFTEEVLRHGNSVEILVIKKQLCDRLNELISAKFQGEPEENDVIYFSANQDEVLKALENLGQIKTSNAFPTMCTVADDMKNPTKGKRSKFTVLTRDHSGAPCSGGGEDVLVDVYTSDGRTVPAEVEDHRNGSYGVSYSPITAGMHKVSVTVRDKHIQGSPFKVNVVNTGEAYLKFGKKGTEIGEFNGIFGVAVDDEGRIIITDCHNHRVQVFNQNGGFMFHFGRKGEGSGQFQCPTGVGVDPDGRIVVCERLGSRIQIFDRDGMFLHKFTVPDLKASTLAVDANRRIIVADSANRCIHVISLDTGQSFKFGSFGDGNGELNYPCYVAVNSQGHIIVSDMHSHRIQVFDSRGRFMFNFGRKGSQVGELMRPTGVAVGHDGNIIVADRDNHRIQVFSSDGRFISKFGTKGDGDGQLNDPHGLALTPEGNIIVADFRNNRVQLFGQPA